The following are from one region of the Quadrisphaera setariae genome:
- a CDS encoding amidohydrolase family protein, whose protein sequence is MSSTVVRHALVLTMDDARTVLQDADVLVVDDRIAEVGGPGQRLSVPEGTEELDASGGILMPGMIDTHRHLWQTAMRAYGADWTLTQYFVWYYLEHGVAFRPEDVATGNALSALDALDAGVTTTVDWSHGLRTTEHAEAAISALAASPGRFVFAPGNIFGAPWEWANSADFRAFMARHREAHPRIGFQLAFDVTGDPTFPEKAAYEAAREMDLSVTTHAGVWGATNDEGIRLAHEHGLMRPGDVYVHAATLSDDSYQRIAATGGTISLSTESEQSCGQGYPPAMKVREHGIGASLSVDTSVWFSSDLFAAMRSTLGADRAWEHTRAHETGGTVTHSHLRAEQVVEWATRGGARALGLDGVVGQVKAGLKADLVLLKNDHSPSMFPVLNPYGHVVFQVGRGDVHTVLVDGAVVKRDGRLVGADLAGLRAAAEGTVEHLRSSLGEEVWQAGMNPEVPQTEILDNPYQYTEYRSAATHSASGA, encoded by the coding sequence ATGAGCAGCACCGTTGTCCGCCACGCCCTCGTCCTCACCATGGACGACGCCCGCACCGTGCTCCAGGACGCCGACGTGCTCGTCGTCGACGACCGCATCGCCGAGGTCGGTGGACCCGGCCAGCGCCTGTCCGTGCCCGAGGGCACCGAGGAGCTCGACGCCAGCGGCGGCATCCTCATGCCGGGCATGATCGACACCCACCGCCACCTGTGGCAGACGGCCATGCGCGCCTACGGCGCCGACTGGACGCTGACGCAGTACTTCGTCTGGTACTACCTCGAGCACGGCGTGGCCTTCCGCCCCGAGGACGTCGCCACCGGAAACGCGCTCTCGGCGCTCGACGCGCTCGACGCGGGCGTCACCACCACCGTCGACTGGTCGCACGGGCTGCGGACCACCGAGCACGCCGAGGCGGCCATCAGCGCGCTGGCGGCGTCTCCCGGACGGTTCGTCTTCGCCCCCGGCAACATCTTCGGCGCTCCGTGGGAGTGGGCGAACAGCGCCGACTTCCGCGCCTTCATGGCCCGCCACCGCGAGGCGCACCCGCGCATCGGGTTCCAGCTGGCCTTCGACGTCACCGGAGACCCGACCTTCCCCGAGAAGGCCGCCTACGAGGCCGCCCGCGAGATGGACCTGTCCGTCACCACGCACGCGGGCGTGTGGGGCGCCACCAACGACGAGGGCATCCGCCTCGCCCACGAGCACGGCCTCATGCGCCCCGGCGACGTGTACGTGCACGCCGCGACGCTCTCGGACGACTCCTACCAGCGCATCGCCGCCACCGGCGGCACCATCTCGCTGTCCACGGAGAGCGAGCAGAGCTGCGGCCAGGGCTACCCGCCCGCCATGAAGGTGCGCGAGCACGGCATCGGGGCGTCCCTGTCGGTGGACACCAGCGTGTGGTTCTCCTCGGACCTGTTCGCCGCCATGCGCTCCACGCTCGGCGCCGACCGCGCCTGGGAGCACACGAGGGCGCACGAGACCGGCGGCACCGTGACGCACTCGCACCTGCGCGCCGAGCAGGTGGTCGAGTGGGCCACGCGCGGCGGCGCGAGGGCGCTGGGCCTGGACGGCGTGGTCGGGCAGGTGAAGGCCGGCCTCAAGGCGGACCTCGTGCTGCTGAAGAACGACCACTCGCCGTCGATGTTCCCGGTCCTCAACCCCTACGGCCACGTCGTCTTCCAGGTGGGGCGCGGCGACGTGCACACGGTGCTGGTCGACGGCGCCGTCGTGAAGCGCGACGGGCGCCTGGTCGGAGCGGACCTCGCCGGCCTGCGCGCGGCCGCGGAGGGGACCGTCGAGCACCTGCGCTCCTCCCTGGGCGAGGAGGTCTGGCAGGCGGGCATGAACCCCGAGGTGCCGCAGACGGAGATCCTCGACAACCCCTACCAGTACACGGAGTACCGCAGCGCGGCCACGCACTCCGCCTCCGGGGCCTGA
- a CDS encoding extradiol ring-cleavage dioxygenase → MARLSAVLATTHHPFFHKITELTPPEEQPPFAAEWKRKVLAYRETLTAAEPDVLVMVGSDHFHQFFADNYPTFLIGKQARYDATFYNEVREFSMPTYELQGHEDLSGFMFQGLLDRGFDFSISHELKIDHSIICPIITTRPRADLPVVPIYTNIFAPPLPSAKRFYDLGRAIASIIEEWPADVNVAAVGSGHLSLELGGPRMFGEHGPDPEWDLQAIRWLAEGDVDSILEDVTWESMTAAGNATPGFLDLVLMLGIAGPTGAAYVDDLDLFHTREMYMTWYPEGDPR, encoded by the coding sequence ATGGCCAGGTTGTCGGCCGTGCTCGCGACGACGCACCACCCGTTCTTCCACAAGATCACCGAGCTGACCCCGCCGGAGGAGCAGCCGCCGTTCGCCGCGGAGTGGAAGCGCAAGGTCCTCGCCTACCGAGAGACCCTGACGGCCGCGGAGCCCGACGTGCTGGTGATGGTCGGCTCCGACCACTTCCACCAGTTCTTCGCCGACAACTACCCGACGTTCCTCATCGGCAAGCAGGCCCGCTACGACGCGACCTTCTACAACGAGGTGCGCGAGTTCTCCATGCCCACCTACGAGCTCCAGGGCCACGAGGACCTCAGCGGCTTCATGTTCCAGGGGCTGCTGGACCGCGGCTTCGACTTCTCCATCAGCCACGAGCTGAAGATCGACCACTCGATCATCTGCCCGATCATCACCACCCGGCCGCGGGCCGACCTGCCGGTGGTGCCGATCTACACCAACATCTTCGCCCCGCCGCTGCCCAGCGCGAAGCGCTTCTACGACCTGGGCCGGGCCATCGCCTCGATCATCGAGGAGTGGCCAGCTGACGTGAACGTCGCCGCGGTCGGCTCGGGGCACCTGTCCTTGGAGCTGGGCGGGCCGCGGATGTTCGGCGAGCACGGCCCGGACCCCGAGTGGGACCTGCAGGCCATCCGCTGGCTGGCGGAGGGTGACGTCGACTCGATCCTCGAGGACGTCACGTGGGAGTCGATGACGGCGGCGGGCAACGCCACCCCGGGCTTCCTCGACCTGGTGCTCATGCTCGGGATCGCCGGGCCGACCGGGGCCGCCTACGTCGACGACCTCGACCTGTTCCACACCCGCGAGATGTACATGACCTGGTACCCCGAGGGGGACCCGCGATGA
- a CDS encoding TfoX/Sxy family protein: MPADASDERRAQRRLGQELLDEVAADLAALPGSSRRRMFGCEGLFTAGRVVAFVDGDGALVVKLPPDRASDLVAEGTATRVRMGRSPAREWVAVPRAGAADELRPLWAELVRASYDHVSSGAPRPS; the protein is encoded by the coding sequence GTGCCCGCTGACGCCTCTGACGAGCGCCGTGCGCAGCGGCGGCTGGGCCAGGAGCTGCTCGACGAGGTGGCCGCCGACCTCGCGGCGCTGCCCGGCTCCTCGCGCCGCCGCATGTTCGGCTGCGAGGGTCTCTTCACCGCCGGCCGGGTGGTGGCCTTCGTCGACGGCGACGGAGCGCTCGTCGTGAAGCTCCCTCCCGACCGCGCCTCAGACCTCGTCGCCGAGGGGACCGCGACGCGGGTGCGGATGGGGCGCTCACCCGCCCGGGAGTGGGTCGCGGTGCCCCGCGCCGGAGCGGCCGACGAGCTCCGCCCGCTGTGGGCCGAGCTCGTGCGGGCCTCCTACGACCACGTCTCCTCGGGCGCTCCTCGGCCCTCGTAG
- a CDS encoding helix-turn-helix domain-containing protein, protein MSRRADRRLHAVTGPAGVALAEPSEAAEAPSGEKPLLRVVVGARLRRARAAQGRSLREVAEEAGVSTGHLSQVERGLAEASSEVLRAVCRSLSLPQAVLLRAVSADLALAEPAPVVVPEAGPAAVQALAA, encoded by the coding sequence GTGAGCCGCCGCGCGGACCGGCGCCTGCACGCCGTGACCGGGCCTGCCGGGGTCGCGCTGGCGGAGCCGAGCGAGGCGGCCGAGGCCCCGTCCGGGGAGAAGCCGCTGCTGCGGGTGGTGGTCGGGGCGCGCCTGCGCCGGGCGCGGGCGGCCCAGGGTCGCTCGCTGCGCGAGGTCGCGGAGGAGGCGGGGGTCTCCACCGGCCACCTCTCGCAGGTGGAGCGGGGCCTGGCGGAGGCGTCCTCGGAGGTGCTGCGCGCGGTGTGCCGCTCGCTGTCGCTCCCCCAGGCGGTGCTGCTGCGCGCCGTGTCGGCCGACCTCGCCCTGGCCGAGCCCGCGCCCGTCGTCGTCCCTGAGGCGGGGCCCGCGGCCGTCCAGGCGCTGGCCGCCTGA